Proteins found in one Pontibacter sp. SGAir0037 genomic segment:
- a CDS encoding sodium/sugar symporter has translation MTSGFSTLDYVVFILYAVIILFMGLWVSRNKKGTEKTAQEYFLADKSLTWWAVGASLIAANISAEHFIGTSGSGFAIGLAISAYEWMAAFALIIVAKYFLPVFIDNGIYTMPQFLNQRFNRGVSTAFAVFWLLVYVFVNLTSVSYLGALAMESIMGIPLQYGIIGLLLFSAIYSIYGGLEAVAWTDVIQVIFLVGGGLVTTFLALDAVGEGSGIIAGLANIYEKGRDHFSMIIPQGHLFIPDGSGGSKDAFIDLPGIAVIAGAMWATNLGYWGFNQYIIQKGLAAKSINEAKRGLLFAGYLKLLMPLIVVIPGITAYVLLNAHTPEELSSILGKSITEIGTIDKSDQAYPWLLKNFVPVGVRGVAFAALAAAIVSSLASMVNSTSTIFTMDIYRPYFNPDASGRSLVRVGRIVAVVALGIAAIVAPQLSALDQVFQYIQEYTGYIYPGVVAVFGMGLFWRQITANAALWTAIATIPAGILFKVISPDMPFLLRMGYVFIILCVIASVISFVEKGAKVKAPLPESGRQRMLVTYAYVLFVLAAVSLIGAIVYTPAYSYIGIEALYFLAAFFLMVGIILYTNAKIEIADAKAITTDPVLFNTGTPFNIGAAGIILIIGLIYYFLWH, from the coding sequence ATGACCTCAGGATTTTCTACACTGGATTACGTAGTCTTTATCCTCTATGCCGTTATCATCCTTTTTATGGGATTATGGGTATCGAGGAATAAGAAAGGCACTGAAAAAACTGCTCAAGAATATTTCCTTGCTGATAAATCGCTTACCTGGTGGGCTGTTGGTGCCTCTCTTATTGCAGCCAACATCTCAGCCGAGCACTTTATCGGAACCTCGGGCTCTGGTTTTGCTATCGGTCTTGCCATATCTGCTTACGAGTGGATGGCTGCCTTTGCACTTATTATAGTAGCAAAGTATTTCCTGCCAGTATTTATCGACAATGGCATTTATACCATGCCTCAGTTCCTGAACCAACGCTTTAACAGAGGTGTGAGTACCGCTTTTGCCGTATTCTGGCTGCTGGTGTACGTTTTTGTAAACCTGACCTCTGTAAGCTATCTGGGTGCACTGGCGATGGAAAGCATTATGGGCATACCGCTGCAGTATGGCATCATTGGCTTGCTGTTATTCTCGGCCATATACTCTATTTACGGAGGTCTGGAGGCAGTTGCCTGGACAGACGTTATTCAGGTTATTTTCCTGGTAGGTGGTGGTTTGGTTACGACTTTCCTGGCATTAGATGCAGTAGGCGAAGGCTCTGGCATTATTGCAGGCTTGGCAAACATCTATGAGAAAGGCCGCGACCACTTCTCCATGATTATTCCGCAAGGTCATTTGTTCATACCGGATGGCTCCGGAGGTTCTAAAGATGCCTTTATCGACCTGCCAGGTATTGCCGTAATTGCCGGTGCTATGTGGGCTACCAATTTAGGCTACTGGGGCTTTAACCAATACATTATTCAAAAAGGTCTAGCTGCCAAAAGTATCAACGAAGCCAAAAGAGGTCTTCTTTTCGCAGGTTATTTAAAGCTTCTAATGCCACTTATTGTAGTAATTCCAGGCATTACAGCTTATGTATTATTAAATGCGCACACTCCTGAAGAGCTTTCTTCTATTCTTGGCAAATCCATAACAGAAATAGGCACTATCGATAAATCTGACCAGGCTTACCCATGGCTGTTAAAGAACTTCGTACCGGTGGGTGTCAGAGGTGTTGCTTTTGCGGCCTTGGCAGCAGCTATCGTTTCGTCGCTGGCTTCTATGGTAAACAGTACTTCTACTATCTTTACCATGGATATCTATCGCCCCTACTTTAACCCGGATGCATCCGGTCGTTCATTAGTACGTGTAGGTCGTATTGTAGCAGTTGTTGCATTAGGTATTGCAGCCATTGTAGCGCCACAGCTAAGTGCACTGGATCAGGTATTCCAATATATTCAGGAGTATACCGGTTATATCTATCCGGGCGTAGTTGCTGTATTCGGTATGGGCTTATTCTGGAGACAGATCACAGCCAATGCCGCACTCTGGACAGCCATTGCCACCATTCCGGCTGGTATTCTTTTCAAGGTGATCAGCCCGGATATGCCGTTCCTGCTACGCATGGGGTATGTATTTATTATCCTTTGCGTAATTGCGTCTGTTATAAGCTTTGTAGAAAAAGGGGCTAAAGTAAAAGCTCCTCTGCCAGAAAGCGGAAGACAGCGAATGCTGGTAACATACGCTTATGTGCTCTTTGTGCTTGCCGCCGTTTCGCTTATTGGAGCTATCGTATATACACCGGCATACAGCTACATTGGCATCGAAGCCCTATACTTCCTGGCAGCCTTCTTCCTGATGGTTGGCATTATACTGTATACTAATGCTAAAATCGAAATTGCTGATGCCAAAGCTATTACAACAGATCCGGTTCTGTTCAACACAGGTACGCCATTTAACATAGGCGCAGCAGGCATTATCCTGATCATTGGCCTGATTTATTATTTCTTATGGCATTAG
- the araA gene encoding L-arabinose isomerase, whose amino-acid sequence MIDLKQFEVWFVTGSQHLYGEETLNQVAEHSQQIAQGLHEAPQVPVNVVFKPVVKTTEEIYRICQDANVAENCVGVIAWMHTFSPAKMWIGGLKILNKPLLHLHTQFNRDIPWNSIDMDFMNLNQSAHGDREFGFMVSRMRINRKVVVGHWQDEAVLDQINGWSRAACGWYDWQGAKFARFGDNMRYVAVTEGDKVEAEMKFGFSVNTYGIGDLVKVINEVSDQAIDQLTAEYEERYAVVEALRKGGNQYNSLRDAAKIEIGLRTFLEEGNFKGFSDTFEDLHGMVQLPGIAAQRLMGQGYGFAGEGDWKTAALVRAMKVMGSGLKGGNAFMEDYTYHFDPNNSLVLGSHMLEIDESIANGKPSCEIHPLGIGGKADPVRLVFNVAGGPALNASIVDMGNRFRLLVNEVEAVEPEHELPNLPVARVLWKPYPDMKTGCAAWILAGGAHHTCYSQNLTSEQLQDFADMAGIECVLIDKETRLRQLQNELRWSEVYYQINKS is encoded by the coding sequence ATGATAGATCTGAAACAGTTCGAAGTTTGGTTTGTAACTGGTAGCCAGCATTTATATGGCGAAGAAACACTTAACCAGGTAGCCGAACATTCACAGCAGATTGCACAAGGTTTGCATGAAGCCCCACAGGTACCTGTAAATGTAGTATTTAAGCCCGTAGTAAAGACAACTGAAGAGATTTATCGTATTTGCCAGGATGCAAACGTAGCCGAGAACTGCGTAGGTGTGATTGCCTGGATGCATACTTTCTCTCCTGCAAAAATGTGGATCGGTGGTTTAAAAATTCTGAACAAACCTCTGCTGCACCTGCACACCCAGTTTAACCGCGATATTCCGTGGAATTCCATTGACATGGATTTCATGAACCTGAACCAGAGTGCCCACGGCGACCGTGAGTTTGGGTTTATGGTATCGAGAATGCGCATCAACAGAAAAGTTGTGGTAGGCCACTGGCAGGACGAAGCCGTGCTGGATCAGATTAATGGCTGGAGCCGGGCTGCCTGTGGCTGGTACGACTGGCAAGGTGCTAAATTTGCCCGCTTCGGCGATAATATGCGCTATGTAGCCGTTACAGAAGGTGATAAGGTAGAAGCTGAAATGAAATTCGGTTTCTCTGTGAATACCTATGGTATTGGCGACTTGGTAAAAGTTATAAATGAGGTCAGCGACCAGGCGATTGACCAGCTCACAGCTGAGTACGAAGAACGCTATGCTGTAGTAGAGGCTTTACGCAAAGGCGGGAACCAGTACAACTCATTGAGAGATGCTGCAAAAATTGAGATCGGGCTGCGCACTTTCCTGGAAGAAGGAAATTTTAAAGGCTTTTCCGACACGTTTGAAGACCTGCATGGCATGGTGCAGCTGCCTGGCATAGCTGCACAGCGCTTAATGGGGCAGGGCTATGGTTTTGCCGGTGAAGGCGATTGGAAAACTGCCGCCCTGGTTAGAGCCATGAAAGTAATGGGAAGCGGATTAAAAGGCGGTAATGCCTTTATGGAAGACTACACCTACCACTTCGACCCGAACAACTCTCTTGTACTCGGCTCGCACATGCTTGAGATCGATGAGTCGATTGCAAACGGCAAACCGTCCTGCGAAATCCATCCGCTTGGTATAGGAGGCAAAGCGGATCCTGTTCGGCTGGTCTTTAATGTAGCCGGTGGTCCTGCCCTGAATGCTTCTATTGTTGACATGGGCAATCGCTTTAGGTTATTGGTAAACGAAGTGGAAGCTGTAGAGCCAGAACATGAGCTGCCAAACTTACCGGTTGCACGTGTTCTATGGAAGCCATACCCAGACATGAAAACAGGTTGTGCTGCCTGGATTCTGGCTGGCGGTGCACACCATACCTGCTACAGCCAAAACCTGACTTCTGAGCAGTTACAGGATTTTGCCGACATGGCCGGTATAGAATGTGTGCTCATCGATAAAGAAACCAGGCTTCGTCAACTGCAAAATGAGTTGCGCTGGAGCGAGGTTTATTACCAGATAAACAAATCTTAG
- a CDS encoding HAD family phosphatase: MSSSSAKAFLFDLNGTVIDDMHYHAKAWHHILTKDLGADLTWDEVKVQMYGKNSEVLARIFGESHFSDEETERLSVEKEKKYQAEYRPHLSLIDGLEGFLKEAHEQGIKMAIASAAITFNIDFVVDGLGIRHYFDAFVSADHVHKSKPDPETFLKAAEALGMAPEDCIVFEDAPKGVESAQNAGMQSVVITTTHPKEDFSQYNNVIAFIQDYTNPFIVEYFKAVKPS, encoded by the coding sequence ATGAGTAGTTCATCTGCCAAAGCATTTTTATTCGACTTAAATGGTACAGTAATAGACGACATGCATTATCATGCCAAAGCTTGGCATCATATCCTGACGAAAGATTTAGGTGCCGACCTGACATGGGATGAGGTGAAGGTGCAGATGTATGGTAAAAACAGTGAAGTGCTGGCGCGAATTTTTGGTGAGAGCCATTTTTCTGATGAAGAAACAGAGCGCCTGTCTGTTGAGAAGGAGAAAAAATATCAAGCGGAATATCGGCCACATCTCTCGTTGATAGACGGCTTGGAAGGTTTCTTAAAAGAAGCGCATGAACAGGGTATTAAGATGGCTATTGCCTCTGCCGCCATTACTTTTAATATTGACTTTGTGGTAGACGGCTTAGGGATCAGGCATTATTTCGATGCCTTTGTTAGTGCCGATCATGTTCATAAAAGTAAACCGGATCCGGAAACTTTTTTAAAGGCAGCCGAAGCTCTGGGAATGGCACCAGAAGATTGCATCGTGTTCGAAGATGCTCCTAAAGGTGTTGAGTCTGCCCAGAATGCCGGCATGCAGAGTGTGGTTATCACTACAACGCATCCGAAAGAAGACTTCAGCCAATACAACAATGTTATAGCCTTTATACAGGATTATACAAATCCATTTATTGTGGAATACTTTAAAGCTGTAAAGCCATCATAA
- a CDS encoding GAF domain-containing protein codes for MKDMYESSGLYEQERLKRLYSYELLDSTQDNTFQDVVTMAAHMFKVPIAFVALVDKARVWFKARCGLDGRAEISRDLSLCSIAILQNEVTVIKGAWLQELMQEKPEMASIYNVGFYAAAPLTTPDGYNIGTLCIVDREPKPFSQDDAAILSSFAAIVMEEIERQKVIVKAE; via the coding sequence ATGAAAGATATGTACGAAAGTTCCGGGCTGTATGAACAGGAAAGGCTGAAGCGGTTATACAGTTATGAGTTGTTAGATAGCACCCAGGACAATACTTTTCAGGATGTGGTAACCATGGCAGCTCATATGTTTAAGGTGCCCATAGCATTTGTAGCACTGGTAGATAAAGCGCGTGTATGGTTTAAAGCCAGGTGTGGCCTGGATGGGAGAGCTGAAATCAGCCGGGATCTGAGTTTATGTTCTATTGCAATTTTGCAAAACGAAGTAACGGTTATCAAAGGTGCCTGGCTTCAGGAACTTATGCAGGAGAAACCGGAGATGGCCAGTATTTATAACGTAGGTTTTTATGCAGCAGCCCCTCTTACGACACCCGATGGTTATAATATTGGCACTTTATGCATAGTGGATCGGGAGCCGAAACCATTTAGCCAAGACGATGCTGCTATTTTAAGCAGTTTTGCAGCTATTGTGATGGAGGAAATCGAGCGGCAGAAGGTTATAGTAAAGGCAGAGTAA
- a CDS encoding response regulator: MKTFIIDDDPISSLLTEQSLLVEGFPEDIVTFEAAEEALGLILKNAPDGVPDIIFLDLNMPEMDGWAFLDVLESHSKQVSMKCSVYILTSSLDASDSAKAESYALVKGFLHKPVSTEAIAAILTKHRPAGDTEWS, encoded by the coding sequence ATGAAAACATTTATTATCGACGATGATCCTATAAGTTCACTGCTGACAGAACAGTCGCTGCTGGTGGAGGGCTTTCCGGAGGACATTGTCACTTTTGAGGCTGCAGAGGAGGCGCTAGGGCTAATCCTCAAAAATGCGCCAGATGGTGTGCCGGACATTATCTTTCTCGATCTTAATATGCCTGAAATGGATGGCTGGGCTTTTCTGGATGTTCTTGAGTCGCATTCTAAACAGGTGAGCATGAAGTGTAGTGTATATATCCTCACCTCTTCTTTAGACGCTTCCGATTCTGCCAAGGCTGAATCTTACGCCCTGGTAAAAGGTTTTTTGCATAAGCCTGTCAGTACAGAGGCAATAGCAGCTATTCTAACAAAGCATAGGCCGGCAGGAGACACAGAGTGGAGTTAA